A section of the Carassius carassius chromosome 17, fCarCar2.1, whole genome shotgun sequence genome encodes:
- the rgn gene encoding regucalcin: protein MSSIKVESVIKEQNEVGESPVWEEKDSTLLYVDIMGKRVSRWNSLTNQIDSIATEKLVGSVVPRRAGGYVIAEGTRFAFVDWVKRSVTPVANVDDREKPNTRFNDGKVDPAGRFFAGTMGLDMKPDVTDGALYTLLPDHSVVQHFDQVHLSNGLDWSLDHRIFYYIDSLAFMVEAFDYDIQTGGLSNRRMVYNMEKDEGTPDGMCIDTEGKLWVACYNAGRVLRIDPQTGKRLQTVKLPAEKTTSCCFGGKDYSDLYVTSAYAGMDADSLAKHPEAGCIFKVSGLGVKGIPPFSYTG from the exons ATGTCATCCATAAAAGTTGAATCTGTTATCAAAGAACAGAATGAAGTCGGTGAAAGTCCGGTCTGGGAGGAGAAGGACTCCACTTTGTTGTACGTTGATATTATGGGTAAAAGGGTCAGCCGGTGGAACTCACTGACCAATCAAATAGACAGCATTGCCACAG AGAAACTTGTAGGCTCTGTGGTTCCACGGCGGGCAGGTGGTTACGTCATCGCAGAGGGAACTCGGTTTGCATTTGTTGACTGGGTAAAGCGTTCAGTTACACCTGTCGCCAATGTTGATGACAGGGAAAAACCAAACACCCGCTTCAATGATGGAAAAGTAGATCCAGCTGGCAGGTTTTTTGCAG GTACCATGGGTTTGGACATGAAGCCTGATGTGACGGATGGGGCACTATACACCCTTCTTCCTGACCACTCTGTTGTCCAGCATTTTGACCAAGTGCACCTCTCCAATGGTTTGGACTGGTCACTGGATCACCGCATCTTCTACTACATTGACAGCCTGGCGTTTATGGTGGAGGCGTTTGATTATGACATCCAGACAGGAGGGCTGT cTAACCGCAGAATGGTTTACAACATGGAGAAAGATGAGGGCACACCAGACGGTATGTGCATAGACACAGAGGGCAAACTGTGGGTTGCCTGCTACAATGCAGGAAGAGTGCTGCGTATCGACCCACAAACAG GCAAACGGCTGCAGACAGTGAAACTACCAGCTGAGAAAACCACTTCATGCTGTTTCGGAGGGAAAGACTACAGTGATCTCTATGTCACCTCAGCGTATGCAGGCATGGATGCAGATTCACTGGCCAAGCATCCGGAAGCTGGCTGCATATTTAAG GTGTCTGGTTTAGGAGTGAAGGGCATCCCACCATTCTCTTACACTGGatga
- the vps16 gene encoding vacuolar protein sorting-associated protein 16 homolog, producing MAFVTANWNPLGESFYRKIELYDMGWNLKDGLRESLVAAAPYGGPIALLKGHNRRSSSARPQLEIFSSSGLPLASFPWKSGVVKQLGWTVSDDLLCVQEDGTVLVYDLWGGFKRHFSMGNEVSQSQVLETKIFHSPYGTGVAILTGALRFTLATNIDEIKLRRLPEVPGLQGAPSCWAVLTQDRQSKVLVANGSQLFILDNTACTPVTPPGLSPQASSIVHMCVSFSYKYLALLTDSGHVWMGTSNLKEKLSEVDTNIKTPPKQMAWCRRPKSQQPSAVVMWDGLLIVVGECQETIQYHLDDDSVLVPELDGVRIISGTHHELLQEVPGACEEIFKIASMAPGALLLEAHKEYEKESQKADEYLREIKEQSLLSEAVKQCVEAAGHEHEPETQKTLLRAASFGKCFLSNFPPEQFVSMCRDLRVLNAVRDYTVGIPLTHTQFKQMTLQVLIDRLVYRKLYPLAIEVCRYLKTPEYQGVSRVLKHWACYKVQQKEESDEVIAKAVSVKLADAAGISYSEIATKAYESGRTELAIKLLEFEPRSGEQVPLLLKMKKSPLALSKAIESGDTDLVYTVVMYLKNELNRGDFFMMLRNQPVALSLYKQFCKHQEQDTLKDLFNQDDDHDELGNFYVKASYKEQRLEARIALLQSAVDEYYKAKNEFSAKTTEDEMRLLRFQRKLEEEKGELLVGFSLHDTMTTLLSVGLHKHAEQLYKDFRVPDKRFWWLKLKALAEKEDWEELEKFGKSKKSPIGYLPFVEVCIKHHNKYEAKKYVSKVTPEQKVKAHLAVGDIEGAAEAAIERRNESEISTVLSRCSATTDHLLMERLNRARATAVKK from the exons ATGGCGTTTGTCACAGCGAACTGGAACCCTCTGGGCGAGTCTTTTTACAG AAAGATTGAATTGTATGATATGGGCTGGAATCTGAAAGATGGCCTGAGAGAGTCTCTGGTTGCTGCAGCTCCATATGGGGGTCCCATCG CTCTCCTAAAGGGTCATAATCGACGTTCTTCCAGTGCCAGACCTCAGTTAGAGATCTTCTCTTCCTCAGGACTGCCTCTAGCCAGTTTTCCA TGGAAGAGTGGAGTGGTGAAGCAGCTGGGCTGGACGGTGTCTGATGACCTACTGTGTGTTCAGGAGGATGGCACTGTGCTTGTCTACGATCTCTGGGGTGGCTTCAAGAGACACTTCAGCATGGGCAAT GAAGTTTCTCAGAGTCAGGTGCTGGAGACCAAGATTTTCCATTCGCCATATGGGACAGGTGTTGCCATATTGACAGGTGCCTTGCGATTCACTTTGGCCACAAATATTGATGAAATAAAATTGAGGCGGTTGCCTGAGGTTCCAG gTCTACAGGGTGCGCCTTCATGCTGGGCAGTCCTGACACAGGACAGACAAAGTAAAGTGCTGGTGGCCAATGGATCTCAATTGTTCATCTTAGATAATACAGCCTGCACACCTGTG acTCCCCCCGGTCTCTCTCCACAAGCGTCCAGCATAGTTCACATGTGTGTCTCATTCAGTTATAAGTATCTGGCGCTCCTCACCGACTCTGGCCATGTGTGGATGGGTACATCCAACCTAAAG GAGAAACTCAGTGAGGTGGACACTAACATCAAAACTCCCCCTAAACAGATGGCCTG gtgTCGCAGGCCCAAGAGTCAGCAGCCATCAGCTGTGGTAATGTGGGATGGGCTCCTCATAGTGGTGGGAGAATGTCAAGAAACAATTCAGTACCACCTGGACGATGACTCCGTTCTGGTGCCAGAGCTGGATGGGGTTCGGATTATCAGTGGAACACACCATGAGCTTCTGCAAGAGGTCCCAG GTGCATGTGAGGAGATCTTTAAAATTGCCTCAATGGCTCCTGGAGCATTACTTCTGGAGGCTCATAAAGAATATGAG AAAGAGAGTCAGAAGGCAGATGAGTATCTGAGAGAGATTAAAGAGCAGAGTCTGTTGAGCGAGGCTGTGAAGCAGTGTGTGGAGGCCGCCGGACATGAACATGAACCTGAGACACAGAAAACACTCTTGAGG GCAGCCTCATTTGGGAAGTGCTTTTTGAGTAATTTTCCTCCAGAGCAGTTTGTCAGCATGTGCAGAGACCTGCGGGTGTTGAATGCAGTCCGAGACTATACCGTTGGAATTCCTCTTACCCACACTCAGTTCAAACAGATGACTTTGCAGGTGCTCATTGACAG ACTGGTGTATCGTAAACTCTATCCGCTTGCTATTGAGGTTTGCCGCTATTTAAAGACTCCAGAATATCAGGGAGTGAGCCGAGTACTCAAACACTGGGCCTGctacaag GTCCAGCAGAAGGAAGAATCAGATGAAGTCATAGCAAAAGCTGTGAGTGTGAAGCTTGCTGATGCTGCTGGAATCTCCTACTCTGAAATCGCCACTAAAGCATATGAGAGTGGACGCACAGAGCTCGCCAttaag TTGTTGGAGTTTGAGCCTCGTTCCGGCGAGCAGGTCCCACTGCtgttaaaaatgaagaaaagccCTCTGGCTTTGAGCAAAGCCATTGAGAGTGGAGACACAGACCTCG TGTACACAGTGGTTATGTACCTGAAGAATGAGCTGAACAGAGGAGACTTCTTCATGATGTTGAGGAACCAGCCTGTGGCTCTGAGCCTCTACAAACAG TTCTGTAAGCATCAGGAGCAGGATACACTCAAAGATCTTTTCAATCAAGATGATGATCACGATGAACTTGGCAATTTTTATGTCAAGGCCAGCTATAAAGAGCAG AGACTGGAAGCTCGgattgctcttttacaaagtgCTGTGGACGAGTACTACAAAGCCAAGAATGAATTTTCTGCCAAG ACAACAGAAGATGAAATGCGTCTTCTGCGGTTTCAGAGGAAGCTAGAGGAAGAGAAGGGTGAGTTGCTCGTGGGATTCTCCCTTCATGACACTATGACCACGCTGCTGTCTGTGGGACTGCACAAACACGCCGAACAACTTTACAAAGACTTCAGAGTCCCCGACAAGAG GTTCTGGTGGCTGAAGTTAAAGGCTCTGGCTGAGAAGGAGGACTGGGAAGAGCTGGAGAAATTTGGCAAAAGCAAAAAATCTCCTATTGGATATCTG CCATTTGTTGAGGTGTGCATTAAACACCATAACAAATATGAAGCCAAGAAATATGTGTCTAAAGTCACACCTGAGCAGAAGGTCAAAGCTCACCTTGCAGTGGG GGATATAGAGGGTGCTGCAGAGGCTGCTATCGAGAGGCGTAATGAATCAGAGATCAGTACTGTTCTGTCACGCTGTTCAGCCACCACTGATCATCTTCTGATGGAACGTCTCAACCGTGCTAGAGCCACTGCTGTCAAAAAGTGA